TGCAGACCCATATCCTCGAAATGCCAAGCAAAAACGTTGGTCTGACATGTTCTATGATGCTTTTGCTTTCGTACACCATCCATCTTCCTCTACTAGGCCCAAGCACTTCCACAGTAACTACTCCCACAGCTCTGTTATCCTTTACGTACAGAAAAGCCTTCCCTTGCCCTCCAGGTAAGCTCCAAAACTCATTCTCATCGTGTGGTGCGTTCAATTCATCATTAACTATGTTCATAATCTCCATTGTAGCCTTCACTTCCGGTGCTGACGCCGCTCGTATCATGACTATCCTCTCATTTTGGCCAAACCTACTGTCACTCTTGGATGATGATGGAGGCGTCAGCATTACCGTTTCCTGATGAGACGTTACGTCGGTACCCCAACTGCTTGACCACTTACGGCCCTTGAGATGCATATCATGGTATACCCTGTGAGCTGAAGCGTCATTAAGAGCAGACGGCGAGTAAGTCATCTCGCATTGACAGCATTTGATTAGCGACGTCTTCTGGGGACCTATATGCAACCGAGACTGTACCAATTTACCACCTTTCGTGCCAGCAGATCTTGACCGGATAGTTGACCTTGATTTCGCGGCCATTGTGGTTCATTCAGCCCAAGTTTGGTTTATTTCGATGCTTCAAACCTTCCTTAGTACTAGTAGCTTTAGCTTAACGCGTTACCATATC
The nucleotide sequence above comes from Torulaspora globosa chromosome 6, complete sequence. Encoded proteins:
- the ECO1 gene encoding Eco1p (ancestral locus Anc_1.350) encodes the protein MAAKSRSTIRSRSAGTKGGKLVQSRLHIGPQKTSLIKCCQCEMTYSPSALNDASAHRVYHDMHLKGRKWSSSWGTDVTSHQETVMLTPPSSSKSDSRFGQNERIVMIRAASAPEVKATMEIMNIVNDELNAPHDENEFWSLPGGQGKAFLYVKDNRAVGVVTVEVLGPSRGRWMVYESKSIIEHVRPTFLLGISRIWVCRTERHKNIATRLVEAARENTIYGRSIDKRQIAWSQPTDSGGKLAFRYNGTRHKSGKILIPCYI